One window of the Niallia circulans genome contains the following:
- a CDS encoding beta-ketoacyl-ACP synthase III has product MGTGIIGIGRELPEKILTNFDLEKMVDTNDEWIRTRTGIEERRIADDNTDTSDIALAAAQKAIDDAGIHPEDIDMIMVATVTPDQSFPSVACMIQEKLGAKKAAAMDLSAACAGFMYGMITAKQFIDTGVYKYILVVGVEKLSKITNWEDRNTAVLFGDGAGAAVLGKVSEGRGILSFELGADGSGGKHLYLDEEDYIYMNGREVFKFAVRQMGESSENVLVKAGLSKEDVDFLIPHQANIRIMEASRQRLNLPEEKLSKTVHKYGNTSAASIPISLVEELEAGKIKDDDVLVMVGFGGGLTWGAIAMRWGR; this is encoded by the coding sequence TTGGGAACAGGAATAATTGGTATTGGCCGTGAACTTCCAGAGAAAATTTTAACAAATTTTGATTTAGAAAAAATGGTTGATACGAATGATGAATGGATTAGAACAAGAACTGGGATAGAAGAACGAAGAATTGCAGACGACAATACAGATACATCTGATATTGCATTAGCTGCAGCACAGAAAGCAATTGATGATGCTGGTATTCACCCAGAAGATATTGATATGATTATGGTGGCAACTGTTACGCCAGATCAATCATTCCCTTCTGTTGCCTGTATGATTCAAGAGAAACTAGGAGCTAAAAAAGCAGCAGCGATGGATTTAAGTGCTGCATGTGCAGGTTTTATGTATGGGATGATAACTGCAAAACAATTTATTGATACAGGAGTTTATAAATATATACTAGTAGTTGGGGTAGAAAAGCTTTCTAAAATTACGAACTGGGAAGATCGCAATACTGCTGTTCTTTTTGGTGACGGTGCAGGAGCTGCTGTATTAGGGAAAGTTTCTGAAGGAAGAGGCATTCTTTCTTTTGAACTAGGGGCAGATGGTTCTGGTGGAAAACATCTTTATTTAGATGAGGAAGACTATATTTACATGAATGGTAGAGAAGTTTTTAAATTTGCTGTTCGCCAAATGGGAGAAAGCAGTGAGAATGTTTTGGTGAAAGCTGGTTTATCTAAAGAAGACGTAGACTTCCTTATTCCACACCAAGCTAATATTCGCATTATGGAAGCATCTAGACAAAGATTGAATTTACCGGAAGAAAAACTATCGAAGACAGTTCATAAATATGGAAATACAAGTGCTGCATCTATACCGATTTCATTGGTGGAAGAATTAGAGGCTGGTAAAATCAAAGATGATGATGTACTTGTAATGGTTGGTTTTGGTGGAGGTCTGACTTGGGGCGCGATTGCAATGCGCTGGGGTAGATAA
- the fabF gene encoding beta-ketoacyl-ACP synthase II: MSTNKRVVVTGIGAVTPLGNDAITTWKNIVAGVSGIGPLTRINADEYPAKVAAEVKDFNPEDFMDKKDARKMDRFTQYAVAASLMAVKDAELQITDENAPRVGVWIGSGIGGMETFENQYETFQKRGYKRVSPFFVPMLIPDMASGQVSITLGARGVNSCTVTACATGTNSIGDAFKVIQRGDADAMITGGAEAPITKMSVAGFCANTALSFNPDPKTASRPFDANRDGFVIGEGAGIVVLEELEHALARGAKIYAEIVGYGSTGDAYHITSPAPGGEGGARAMKMAINDAGLTPEDVSYINAHGTSTAYNDKFETMAVKEVFGDYAYKVPMSSTKSMTGHLLGAAGGIEAIFSVLAIKDSIVPPTINFETADPDCDLDYVINTHRKQEVNVAMSNSLGFGGHNATIVFKKYQ; the protein is encoded by the coding sequence ATGAGTACAAATAAAAGAGTAGTTGTTACTGGTATTGGTGCTGTAACACCGCTTGGTAATGATGCAATAACTACCTGGAAAAATATTGTTGCTGGAGTTTCTGGGATTGGACCATTAACTAGAATAAATGCAGATGAATATCCAGCTAAAGTTGCTGCAGAAGTGAAGGACTTTAATCCAGAGGATTTTATGGATAAAAAAGATGCTAGAAAAATGGATCGCTTTACACAATATGCAGTCGCAGCTTCCCTGATGGCTGTAAAGGATGCCGAATTGCAAATTACGGATGAAAACGCACCGCGTGTTGGGGTTTGGATTGGGTCTGGTATTGGTGGAATGGAGACTTTCGAAAATCAATATGAAACTTTCCAAAAAAGAGGATATAAACGTGTAAGTCCTTTCTTCGTACCAATGTTAATTCCAGATATGGCATCAGGACAGGTATCGATTACATTAGGAGCAAGAGGCGTGAATTCTTGTACGGTTACTGCTTGTGCAACGGGTACAAACTCAATCGGAGATGCCTTTAAAGTAATTCAGCGTGGCGATGCTGATGCGATGATTACTGGAGGGGCAGAAGCGCCGATTACTAAAATGTCAGTAGCAGGCTTCTGTGCAAATACTGCGTTATCTTTCAATCCAGATCCAAAAACAGCAAGCAGACCATTTGATGCAAATCGTGATGGCTTTGTTATCGGAGAAGGAGCAGGAATCGTTGTTCTTGAAGAATTAGAGCATGCATTAGCGAGAGGTGCTAAAATCTATGCAGAAATAGTTGGGTATGGTTCGACTGGAGATGCTTATCATATTACTTCCCCTGCACCAGGAGGCGAAGGTGGAGCAAGAGCAATGAAAATGGCAATCAATGATGCAGGACTTACTCCAGAAGATGTTTCATATATTAATGCACATGGTACAAGTACTGCTTATAACGATAAGTTTGAAACAATGGCAGTCAAAGAAGTATTTGGAGACTATGCTTATAAAGTACCAATGAGTTCAACCAAATCAATGACAGGTCACTTACTTGGTGCAGCAGGGGGAATTGAAGCTATTTTTAGCGTATTAGCAATAAAAGATAGCATCGTGCCACCAACAATAAATTTTGAAACAGCAGATCCAGATTGTGATCTAGACTATGTTATCAATACACATAGAAAACAAGAAGTAAATGTAGCAATGAGTAATTCCCTAGGATTCGGCGGTCATAACGCTACAATTGTGTTTAAAAAATATCAATAA
- a CDS encoding Fur family transcriptional regulator, translated as MLSIERAKNLLKEKNIRLTPQRLELINILSKDNKHWTVDEIYHVLNENMPSVSITTVYNNVHLFTELQLLKEIQFGEGLSKYEWKKEEHYHIVCSDCGEIVDIWYPTLREVEAFAKSISKFHISSHSLQFYGTCEQCSKA; from the coding sequence ATGCTTAGTATAGAAAGAGCTAAAAACCTCTTAAAAGAAAAAAATATACGTTTAACACCACAACGGCTAGAATTAATTAATATACTTTCTAAAGACAACAAGCATTGGACAGTAGATGAAATTTACCATGTCCTAAATGAGAATATGCCTTCGGTTAGTATTACAACTGTTTATAATAATGTTCATTTATTTACGGAATTACAATTATTAAAAGAAATACAATTCGGAGAAGGATTAAGTAAATATGAATGGAAGAAAGAGGAGCATTATCATATTGTCTGTAGTGATTGCGGAGAAATAGTTGATATTTGGTATCCTACGTTAAGGGAGGTAGAGGCATTTGCGAAATCCATATCTAAATTCCATATCAGTTCCCACAGCCTCCAATTTTATGGAACCTGTGAGCAGTGTTCAAAAGCATGA
- a CDS encoding DUF2268 domain-containing protein has protein sequence MGVIKTNKWLEDNFYEPTTICEHFQSAFDGDKPQNIYRYLMRFGMYKPSRHSRQAFEKMKEQDTWSKVERIFFKYKKKWKGPDIPIYVFPFQSSWRGDENKSGVSFPDQLFLFIDDVENEKELEALFIHEYHHVCRIHYQKKAIEDYTLLDSIIMEGLAELAVKENCGEAYNANWCHLYDEEEIKQFWETELKEHLHVKKTEEKHDDLLYGYRRYPRLIGYNTGFYLVNSLHSKQKILEKDHFTINSEAFL, from the coding sequence GTGGGGGTAATCAAAACAAATAAATGGTTAGAAGATAATTTTTATGAACCAACTACAATATGTGAACATTTTCAATCAGCATTTGATGGAGATAAGCCTCAAAATATATATCGATATTTAATGAGATTTGGGATGTATAAGCCATCAAGACATTCGAGACAAGCATTTGAGAAGATGAAGGAACAAGATACGTGGAGTAAAGTAGAACGGATTTTTTTTAAGTATAAGAAAAAATGGAAGGGGCCAGATATACCTATATACGTATTTCCTTTTCAGTCTTCTTGGAGAGGAGACGAAAATAAATCTGGTGTATCGTTTCCTGATCAACTCTTCTTATTTATTGATGATGTCGAAAATGAAAAAGAGCTAGAAGCCCTTTTTATTCATGAATATCATCATGTATGCCGAATTCATTACCAAAAGAAAGCTATAGAGGATTATACCTTACTAGATTCCATCATAATGGAAGGATTAGCGGAGCTTGCGGTGAAAGAAAACTGCGGAGAAGCCTATAATGCTAATTGGTGTCACTTGTATGATGAAGAAGAAATAAAGCAATTTTGGGAGACAGAGCTTAAGGAACATTTACATGTAAAGAAAACAGAAGAGAAACATGATGATTTATTGTATGGTTATAGACGCTATCCCCGTCTTATTGGCTATAATACAGGTTTTTATCTTGTGAATTCTTTACATTCCAAGCAAAAAATCTTAGAAAAAGATCATTTCACAATTAATAGTGAAGCTTTTTTGTAA
- a CDS encoding YjbA family protein, with protein MQYLHDVWVNWFEGEENGYNVCHFHEWRKDDGVELLDQVPLLKVDSCLYNYIENDLAEIPRQLLEEIYQKAYLRKNHERIQLDYCFVVSDGIGLLVVDTIGYSVPIRKSRMIPRQEQLAYELLENQETIYYNFQNTEEKKEFHILSPDPHVMNGLTRKERQLKQLLFMALDQLHSSENVAEVRYWYTEWSPERYFEIQHLDFEHAWNELYECTKYGWSKKHEQFCENIIKGQPFFEKLWEMEHGPKVN; from the coding sequence ATGCAGTATCTTCATGATGTTTGGGTAAATTGGTTTGAAGGGGAAGAAAACGGATATAATGTATGTCACTTTCATGAATGGCGAAAAGATGATGGTGTTGAATTATTGGACCAAGTTCCACTTTTGAAAGTAGATTCATGCTTATACAATTACATAGAAAATGACTTGGCAGAAATACCACGACAATTATTAGAAGAGATTTATCAGAAGGCATATCTACGAAAGAATCATGAACGAATTCAATTAGATTATTGTTTTGTTGTTTCTGATGGGATTGGTCTTTTAGTAGTAGATACAATCGGATACTCTGTTCCCATTCGAAAAAGCCGAATGATACCTAGACAAGAACAATTGGCCTATGAATTGCTTGAAAATCAAGAAACGATTTATTATAATTTTCAAAACACGGAAGAGAAAAAGGAGTTCCATATACTATCACCTGATCCTCATGTGATGAATGGATTAACGAGAAAAGAAAGGCAATTAAAGCAATTACTGTTTATGGCATTAGATCAACTACATTCTTCTGAAAACGTAGCAGAAGTTCGTTATTGGTATACAGAATGGAGCCCAGAACGCTATTTTGAAATTCAGCATTTAGATTTTGAGCATGCATGGAATGAACTATATGAGTGTACAAAATACGGATGGTCTAAAAAGCATGAACAGTTTTGTGAGAATATTATAAAAGGTCAGCCCTTTTTTGAAAAGCTTTGGGAAATGGAGCATGGTCCGAAAGTAAATTAA
- the trpS gene encoding tryptophan--tRNA ligase — MKTIFSGIQPSGTITLGNYIGALSQFVELQDEYNCFFCIVDQHAITVPQDRMVLRNNIRSLAALYLAVGIDPNKATLFIQSEVPAHAQGAWVMQCISYIGELERMTQFKDKSTGKDAVSAALLTYPPLMAADILLYSTDIVPVGEDQKQHLELTRDLAERFNKKYNDILTIPEVRIPKVGARIMSLQDPTKKMSKSDTNNKATITLLDEPAQITKKIKSAVTDSEGIVKFDRENKPGVSNLLSIYSILSGESIQSLEEKYEGKGYGDFKSDLANVVVDALKPIQEKYNELMNSTELDDILDEGAAKANKVAGKMIKKMENAMGLGRKRR, encoded by the coding sequence ATGAAAACTATCTTTTCTGGGATTCAACCAAGCGGCACCATTACATTAGGGAATTATATAGGTGCATTAAGTCAATTCGTGGAGCTACAAGATGAATACAATTGTTTCTTCTGTATTGTGGATCAACATGCCATTACAGTGCCTCAAGATCGCATGGTACTTCGAAACAATATTCGCAGCCTAGCAGCTCTGTACTTAGCTGTAGGAATCGACCCTAATAAAGCGACTTTATTTATTCAATCAGAAGTACCAGCCCATGCCCAAGGAGCTTGGGTGATGCAGTGTATTTCTTATATCGGCGAATTAGAAAGAATGACACAATTCAAAGACAAATCAACTGGTAAAGATGCTGTTTCTGCTGCATTATTAACCTATCCACCATTAATGGCTGCAGATATCCTTCTATATAGTACAGATATTGTTCCAGTTGGAGAAGATCAAAAACAACATCTTGAATTAACTCGTGATCTAGCCGAGCGTTTTAATAAAAAATATAATGATATTCTTACTATTCCTGAAGTACGCATTCCAAAAGTAGGAGCTCGCATTATGTCCTTACAGGATCCTACAAAGAAAATGAGTAAATCTGATACAAATAATAAGGCAACCATCACTTTATTGGACGAGCCAGCACAGATTACGAAGAAGATTAAAAGTGCGGTAACAGACTCTGAAGGTATCGTTAAATTCGATCGAGAAAATAAACCAGGGGTTTCCAACCTTTTATCAATTTATTCTATTCTTTCAGGGGAAAGTATCCAAAGCCTTGAAGAAAAGTACGAAGGAAAAGGATATGGAGATTTCAAGTCTGACTTAGCCAACGTTGTAGTGGATGCATTAAAACCAATTCAAGAAAAATACAATGAGCTAATGAATTCAACTGAATTAGATGACATTTTAGACGAAGGTGCGGCAAAAGCAAATAAAGTGGCAGGGAAAATGATTAAAAAAATGGAAAACGCAATGGGATTAGGACGTAAACGTCGTTAA